The region TATGACCATCATGGTCACATTTATATGAATTGATTCTACATCTCAATTCTACATCTCAAAGGAAGCTCTTCACAGCCTTACATATTAACATCTCACTAGAGCACATATATCATAATTCATGAACTACCACAGCATTCACTATGACAACAACGCCTTCCAATAACCTCTTCAGAGATTTCAAACTCAAACATGATTTTGAGGAAGATACACAGGTGATATGCTAAGAAAGCTAATCAAATTTCTTAAGCATAATTAATGCCACACATGTtgaaaaagaagggaaaaaatCAACTTTTTAGCATTGAAAACCCATACATGCCTTCTTTGCTTAAAAATGGATAGATAAAGATGTCATACTCTTGATGATAATTCAGACTCAGTAATGAATGATCTATTCATTTGGCTAGGTAGAGCATCCAAAGGCATTGAACCCTCCAGGTCCGGATAAGAAGCTGCAGAAAACCTCCAAAATGGAGCAGACTCTCCCATCTTCTCACGCCTCAAGGCAATCTgtataaaaaaaagattcagAGTTCCTAAgagataaaatatttatctgACCTAAAAAGAGTACTACCTTTCCAGTTCGGGCTATTTCTCTGATTCCAAACTTGCTCAGGTTCCTCTGGACCGCAACCATTTTCCCAGGATCACCAGTCACCTACATAGATGTCATAATAGCATAAAGAAAATGTCAGGTTAAAGGTTGGAAAAAATGATGCATAGTAAAAAAGGTCAACTGGAAAAAAGACTTGATAAAAACAGAAACTACCTCAATGGTCAATGAATGCTCTGAAATGTCAACTGTTTTAGCTCTGAAAACATCAACCAAACCCATAACCTGAGGATCGAAAATAAGTACTGTTAGCAATGTCAGCTCTTACCAAAAGGATTCTGCTTTGAAGActtatgaagaaaaataatggcACAAGATCCACGGGTTATTGAAACCACAAATGCAGCATGGCAAGACAATCATCATACTGATGCTGGCTCTCTAGCATAACAAAAATCAATTTGTTGTTTGATAAAGTAAACTTTAAACCAAAgtgcattttcattttcatgtgGTATTTTCTTTAGCCCTCTCACATCGAATGTACTTGTTTCTTTGGACAACATCTAACAGGGATACAATTGTTTTGATGGTGTTACAATATACAGGAACGTGTGTCccttccacacacacacacacacacacacacacacccctctttttttctttttgcataaGCAACACCTCAAGGTACTAGACCAATCATCACCAGTTATGAAGGAGTAGCTGTAAAAAGTCTATAATACTGAATAATTCCACGAGCCTCACATATATGGCAGGAAGCCAATACAAGATTAAGCAGATGTTTGATGTAAATCGAAAGGTTGACCTTGAACCAAATGAAAGACTAGACCgatagggaaaaaaaattggtCAAGAAGAGCTACTCAGGCTGAATTTCAGTGGCCCATAACTCAAAATAAAGATTCATTCAAAGTCAATCAAAATCTTTCTACTTAACATTTCAAGGTGAAGTCTTGCATGTTTATGATTTCAGGCACACAAATAGGAAAGAATCATACATGTAAGTGATGCAGCTGATGCTAGACAACCTATGAGACAAAGAGCATatacaaatatttcaaataaaaaaggcaGACACTCATGATCCCGGAACTACAGTAGACTTTTAGCAAGTGCACCCTTCAgcagaatataaaaaatatcaaagaagGATCACACAATTAGGAAATGCAAAACATTGCCTAAGACCCATGCTcagatatatattatttctccGAACTCCAAATCAATTGAAGCCTTGAAGGTTATTATGTCTAAAATGTCATGAAATGCTGTTTAAATTAATGACACCAGAAACCATAAgataaaatcattttataatgTCACTTAGGTTGCACATGACCTAAATTTAACTGCATTGGCAAAACATTTTATGGTTCCTCAAGTTGGCAAGCCAGAATTTTTAATGTCCTGAACAAGTGAATATGAAACCAGCAAAGTATGGTTTCACCTCTTGGCGCTGATCAGGGTCCACACTGAGTTTTATGAGCATCAACTCCCGTTCTACTTGTGGCTCCTTAGATAAATCTTCAACCTGACAGGCATACATAGATTGTCTGaatcaaacaagaataaatgACTAACAGGTGGCTTCAAAGCTATGATTTTAATCATATGCAATCAAGTATTGAAATCCAACGGACATAGATAAGAGCATAACTCCAACAATAACAGTTATTAATCTAAGCTGCaaacaatggcctaaaaatACCATATGAAAAAAAGCTAAAATCAAGCTGTAGATCTTATAAAAACAGATAATGAAAGTATTCAAGGTACTTCAGAAAGGAAATGCTTGCCTTTAAGACATTTACAAGCTTGTGAAGCTGCTCCACTACTTGTTGCAGCACCCTATCTGTCCCCAAGACGACAATTGTAAACAACGCTTTGTCCTTATTCAAACCAACCGCAAGTGACTCAATGTTGTATCCCCTTCTAGCAAAGACTCCCGCAATCCGGTTTATCATACCACTTTCATCCCCAACAAATACTGAAATTGTATGGCGCTTCACCCTAAATATGTGAAAATCCTCTCATTTTGGGAAACATTGAACTTCATGATGATAATAttcaagaaaagaataccatgTAATGCCATGTTCATCaagtaaaataaatcaatcCAAGTGGTCCTAACAAATAATAGCTAAAGAATAGGCAATAGTGACATAATCACAGATTCATTGCAACTGAAAATCTCCAAGAAAGGAGATGATTTAGTACATCCAAATGGGAATTTTGTGGAGTGATTTCTGGCAAAGGCTCACTGGAATCAACAACCTTTCATGGTTCCCTGACATTGTAGCAAGAAGATATATGAACCTTATGTCCAAGCCAAAAACCACTCACACCATTTGAAAAGGCTCCTAGTCCCACACCTAATAGATTATACTCTTAATTTTCTACCTATACTAACATTTAATAGCATGAACATAGCATACGCAACTTGTCCGTTATGAGGACCACAATATTTTTGCTGCCTCAAAACTTTCACAATGTCAAAAAAGTTCTCTTTTAAGTTTTGAAGATATCAATACTTTCTCTTGTTATCTTTATTGCTCCAGATGGATTCACTTTGACTCAACGAATTACAATGTCCGCAACTAAATAAGAAGAATCCCTGCCTGTCAATGTCATATGGGACATACATCCAGCTGACCACAAACTTCAAACTtgcattaaaaattttcttttgctttctccGGATAGGACTTTGAAAGTGGAAAACTTGAGATCAGTTATGATGGAGGGCTCCATGGATTCTGCCAACTTGAAACCTAAGCAATCCAACTCATAGTATTTAAGTTCGGTATCCAATTCTCTCAGCAAAAACCAAAGCAATAGCAAGGGGAAATTTTGCTTAGAATTGAGGGAAAACTTATATCtaattcaatcaaaattaaatcttttcaaatgaaacaactattttttaaattaatgatagatgtgtattaatatcaataattaTGTGATTATCAATACAtttactgaaaaaaaaaattgaatcttgCAATAAGAGTTCCATGGTATAACCCATGTCTCAACCAAACACTAGAGAACAAACAGTGCTCAAGTTTATCCAAATCCCACATCGATCTTCTCGTGACCTATTCCTATAAATTCCCACATCTCAAACAGGAAATAAAAATGAGCGAAAAACAATTGAATTTCCAAAATAGTAAACCTAACATAAATCAATATTAGAAAAACAGATACAAGATGATGAGTGTaccacaaaaaccaaaaagaattcACGAAATTCTTACGTATCGCGTGCCCTGGAAGGAGAGTCACTCAGCGGAACTGAAGGTGTGCTGTTCTCGTTTCCCAAGCCGCTGGCGCGGATCTCCATAGCTATAGACCTCGATCTCAATCGGGATCCTGAGAAGGGTACAGCCACAAATCGCGGGAGCTCAGGATTGGACAGGATGCAGAGGTGCGCTTTGGATAAGATTGTATCTGGCTTGCAAAGCAGGGAATGAGCGGGGGCTGAAGCTGCCACCATGGCTGGAGCTTCGAGACGTGAGGAAACCGAAGACCAGTGAAGAGACGACgtcaaagaactcgagaaaggGTTTTCTCGAGGCTTTTAGATTTTGGACAGGCGAGCAGGAACCGGTTCGGTTCGGTTCAGTTCGGTTCTCAAATTGGTTCGGTTTAGGTTCAAGgagataatttattaatattaattgtaaaaatttaaatatcatttaacatcttataaggaaaaaaactttttttactccaacttaataaattataaaagtttTGCTCTCAAATATTTGTGTTAGGGTTACACGTACAATTAGGAGTGAGCAAACAAATACGGATTTAATGACCTATTCTGTGTCTGATATTTTGACCCAAATTTTGTGGGTATTCGATTTGAAAAATGAATCGGCTGCCATATTTGAATGTTTAAGATGCAAACCGATTAAATTTGGATCGAGAAATAATATGGATACTTGAATCCAATCTTTTTTCAgtgtatattaataaatttaaattttaaagttaaaatCCATAATCTAATCATCATTTTCTCACGTCTTCTCTCTAGCATTCATTATTAATGAGACCATTGATGCTTGAGTagatgtttgatttatttttgtacCGCTTAGGATCgataaaacttttttatttttttataatttttttatacagagaataatacaagattttaaccttctaatatataatgttattatttataaaaattaaaaaacaaataaagctTGAATTTGGATCAGATATCCAATTAAAACTAGGTGCTCGGTTTTTAGTATCCAATTTAAATTAGATTAGATATGGATCTAGTTTTTGTCTATCTGAAAAAACTGGATACTCGATCCAGTTTTGAATGGATACCTGATTTTGTTTACCCAGCATgcaatagtcatatagagaaatatattttttctaaaaatacatattatttataaattgttataatttttaacaCCAAAAAAATAGGTAAACAACTAAATAgataacttttatttaaataaacaaaagaaaattttctccattgcttactttatttttaacttttattaaatTGAGGGAAAAATAGAAAGAGGAAGAAAGTAAATAATggaaaatgatcaaataaaagaaagaagatgcaTAATTTAGAGGTTCAGCAATCATGAGCCGTTGGATTTCCATCAAACACATGGAAATACCGCTGGTACAGGATAATAATTCTACACGCCGGTACATCATACCGCACCCAAAACCCGCGCGAGTCTTTTGCTGGCAGTTGGTCGTTACCTGaaagaatgataaaaataaGGTAATGCCCAAACCCCAATTGATTTCTaggtattctcttgatttctaatttcaattcatttttttgttttgattttgggtTTATTCTTGGTTTTCTCCATCAATTGATCATCATATCAacagttttctttcattaatttgatcattttcGCA is a window of Dioscorea cayenensis subsp. rotundata cultivar TDr96_F1 chromosome 5, TDr96_F1_v2_PseudoChromosome.rev07_lg8_w22 25.fasta, whole genome shotgun sequence DNA encoding:
- the LOC120262113 gene encoding acetolactate synthase small subunit 2, chloroplastic-like, translating into MVAASAPAHSLLCKPDTILSKAHLCILSNPELPRFVAVPFSGSRLRSRSIAMEIRASGLGNENSTPSVPLSDSPSRARDTVKRHTISVFVGDESGMINRIAGVFARRGYNIESLAVGLNKDKALFTIVVLGTDRVLQQVVEQLHKLVNVLKVEDLSKEPQVERELMLIKLSVDPDQRQEVMGLVDVFRAKTVDISEHSLTIEVTGDPGKMVAVQRNLSKFGIREIARTGKIALRREKMGESAPFWRFSAASYPDLEGSMPLDALPSQMNRSFITESELSSRGDVYPVEPYDGFSMNQVLDAHWGVLEDEDSSGLCSHTLSILVNDSPGVLNIVTGVFARRGYNIQSLAVGHAEKEGISRITTVVPGTDESISRLIQQLYKIIDVHEVQDITHMPFAERELMLIKIAVNTTARRDVLDIADVFRAKAVDVSDHTITLELTGDLDKMIALQRLLEPYGICEVARTGRVALVRESGVNSKHLRGYALPF